The Struthio camelus isolate bStrCam1 chromosome 24, bStrCam1.hap1, whole genome shotgun sequence genome includes a window with the following:
- the LRRN2 gene encoding leucine-rich repeat neuronal protein 2 translates to MVHGVLHGEYFPVDVVYILLLLSTLFLMCPTNVSRLEGSCSFQLKMRCFQTSLLLLCVVAATAIPIVPWKVKCPLQCVCQIRPWYTPRSVYREAATVDCNDLFISAVPENLPEGTQTLLLQSNNIARLEQRELDYLKNLSELDLSQNSFSDVWDFRLKNMPQLLSLHLEENQLAELPDNSFPGLGNLQELYLNHNQLCRISPRAFSGLGSLLRLHLNSNLLRTVDSRWFQMLPNLEILMIGGNKVDAILDMNFRPLSNLRSLVLAGMNLREISDYALEGLRSLESLSFYDNKLVNVPKRALQQVPGLKFLDLNKNPLQRVKQSDFMNMLHLKELGLNNMEELVSIDKFALINLPELTKLDMTNNPKLSFIHPSAFHHLPQMETLMLNNNALSALHKQTVESLPNLQEISIHSNPIRCDCVIRWVNSTENHIRFIEPQSTLCAEPPDLKRRHIRDVPFREMTDRCLPLISAKSFPSLLEVADSENISLHCRALAEPEPEIYWVTPSGVKLMPYVEDGRYKVHPEGTLEIHRISAQEAGLYTCVAHNLLGADTKSISVMVNSSFPLSEDSLELVVMEIQAYHILVAWKPHLNTISSNLTWSSFLLSSNLDMTNVARIPMGTHTYNITRLHQDTEYWVCLHVAFIDLQAKVACVNARTKEASYRFLEGRQSILTMLVVCVLLLSASLIGHYGFGSFGAESRSSVELLPRCAACSPGVSSVRVVYPPFIQHWGQGQRGEKLLAVEVQATPLDS, encoded by the coding sequence ATGGTGCACGGGGTTTTGCACGGGGAATATTTTCCTGTGGACGTCGTTTACATCCTGCTGTTGCTCAGTACCTTGTTCTTGATGTGCCCCACGAACGTTTCCCGCCTGGAGGGaagctgctctttccagctgaaaATGAGATGCTTCCAAACAAGCTTGCTTCTCCTCTGCGTGGTAGCTGCCACCGCCATCCCCATTGTGCCCTGGAAGGTCAAGTGCCCGCTGCAGTGCGTCTGCCAGATCAGGCCATGGTACACTCCCCGCTCCGTCTACCGGGAGGCTGCCACGGTGGACTGCAACGACTTATTCATCTCTGCGGTGCCTGAAAACTTGCCAGAGGGGACGCAGACCCTGCTTTTGCAAAGCAACAACATTGCCAGGCTTGAGCAGAGAGAGCTGGATTATCTCAAAAACCTGTCAGAGCTGGACCTGTCACAGAACAGCTTCTCTGATGTCTGGGACTTTAGACTGAAGAACATGCCCCAGCTGCTCAGCCTGCACCTAGAGGAGAACCAGCTGGCTGAGCTGCCTGACAACAGTTTCCCTGGCCTGGGTAACCTGCAGGAGCTATATCTAAACCACAATCAGCTATGCAGGATCTCTCCCCGGGCCTTCTCTGGCCTTGGCAGCCTGCTCCGGCTCCACCTCAACTCCAATCTGCTGAGAACAGTTGACAGCCGTTGGTTTCAGATGCTCCCCAATCTGGAGATCCTCATGATTGGAGGCAACAAGGTGGATGCTATCCTGGATATGAATTTCAGGCCCCTGTCAAACCTGCGGAGCTTGGTCTTGGCTGGGATGAACCTGAGGGAGATATCGGACTATGCGCTAGAAGGCCTGCGgagcctggagagcctttctttcTATGACAACAAGCTTGTGAATGTCCCCAAGCGGGCATTGCAGCAAGTTCCAGGCCTCAAGTTCCTGGATTTGAATAAAAACCCATTGCAGAGGGTTAAGCAAAGTGACTTCATGAACATGCTGCACCTCAAAGAGCTGGGGCTTAACAACATGGAAGAGTTGGTTTCCATAGACAAATTTGCCTTGATCAACCTCCCTGAGCTGACCAAACTAGACATGACCAACAACCCCAAGCTGTCCTTTATCCATCCCAGTGCATTCCACCACCTTCCTCAAATGGAAACTCTCATGCTTAATAACAATGCCTTAAGTGCCTTGCATAAGCAGACAGTTGAGTCCCTGCCCAACCTGCAGGAGATCAGCATCCACAGCAACCCCATCCGCTGTGACTGCGTCATCCGTTGGGTCAACAGCACCGAGAACCACATCCGCTTCATTGAACCCCAGTCCACCCTGTGTGCTGAGCCCCCAGACTTAAAGAGGAGGCACATCCGAGATGTCCCCTTCCGGGAGATGACGGACCGGTGCCTACCTCTCATCTCTGCCAAAAGCTTCCCCTCTCTCCTCGAGGTTGCAGACAGTGAGAATATCTCCTTGCACTGCCGAGCTCTGGCAGAGCCAGAACCAGAGATCTACTGGGTCACCCCTTCAGGGGTTAAGCTGATGCCCTATGTGGAAGATGGGCGGTATAAAGTGCACCCCGAAGGGACACTGGAGATTCACAGGATCTCTGCTCAGGAGGCTGGGCTGTACACCTGCGTGGCTCACAACCTCCTTGGCGCAGACACCAAGAGCATCAGTGTGATGGTCAACAGCTCCTTCCCACTCAGTGAGGACAGCCTGGAGCTGGTGGTGATGGAGATCCAGGCCTACCATATTCTGGTTGCCTGGAAGCCGCATCTCAACACTATCTCCTCTAACCTCACCTGGTCCAGCTTCTTGCTTAGCTCTAACTTGGACATGACCAACGTGGCCCGGATCCCTATGGGGACCCACACGTACAACATCACTCGGCTCCACCAGGACACTGAGTACTGGGTCTGCCTCCATGTGGCCTTTATAGACTTGCAGGCCAAGGTGGCTTGCGTGAATGCCAGGACTAAAGAGGCCAGCTACCGGTTCCTGGAGGGCAGGCAGAGCATCCTGACAATGCTGGTTGTCTGCGtcttgctgctctctgccagcCTCATAGGTCACTATGGCTTCGGCTCCTTTGGTGCGGAGTCCAGGAGCAGCGTGGAGCTGCTCCCGCGCTGCGCAGCGTGCAGCCCGGGTGTTTCCTCGGTGCGCGTTGTCTACCCACCCTTCATCCAGCACTGGGGTcaggggcagcgtggggagaagCTCCTCGCCGTGGAGGTGCAAGCGACCCCCCTGGACTCGTGA